A region from the Hydra vulgaris chromosome 08, alternate assembly HydraT2T_AEP genome encodes:
- the LOC136082909 gene encoding uncharacterized protein LOC136082909, translated as MFIENGYDEKLLRNITHQFHQKRQNKNKIPSECNNLPVVSLPWVPGLSPKLRKIFRKAGYRAVFKSNRNLRSLLTSKNKTKLPSNSQPGTYIIKCNCSKVYIGETKKQVSTRMHQHQKSINENKPNQSALAYHKTFCKENIIWEKTRTLKVENKKFERKIREALEIQNNMCSARNGGINLDEGQYVKTMFWTPFLKFKNQKKPFNR; from the coding sequence atgtttattgaaaatgggTACGATGAAAAGCTATTGAGGAATATTACACACCAATTCcatcaaaaaagacaaaataaaaacaaaattccaTCAGAATGCAACAATCTTCCTGTAGTGTCTTTACCTTGGGTACCAGGCCTTTCACCAAAACTTCGAAAAATATTCCGAAAAGCAGGGTACAGAGCAGTATTTAAATCAAACCGAAATTTAAGATctttattaacatcaaaaaacaaaacaaaactaccaaGTAACAGCCAACCTGGAacgtatataataaaatgcaactGCTCCAAAGTCTACATAGGTGAAACAAAAAAGCAGGTAAGTACGCGGATGCATCAACATCAGAAGAGCATTAATGAAAACAAGCCTAATCAATCTGCATTAGCATATCATAAAACCTTTtgcaaagaaaatattatttgggAAAAAACAAGAAcgttaaaagtagaaaataaaaagtttgaaagaaaaattagagaGGCGttagaaatacaaaacaacatGTGCTCTGCGCGAAACGGCGGAATTAACCTTGATGAAGGCCAATAtgtaaaaactatgttttggacgccatttttaaaatttaaaaatcaaaagaagccattcaaccgctga
- the LOC136082908 gene encoding uncharacterized protein LOC136082908 produces MFIENGYDEKLLRNITHQFHQKRQNKNKIPSECNNLPVVSLPWVPGLSPKLRKIFRKAGYRAVFKSNPNLRSLLTSKNKTKLPSNSQPGTYIIKCNCSKVYIGETKMQVSTRMHQHQKSINENKPNQSALAYHKTFCKENIIWEKTRTLKVENKKFERKIREALEIQNNMCSARNGGINLDEGQYVKTMFWTPFLKFKNHKKPFNR; encoded by the coding sequence atgtttattgaaaatgggTACGATGAAAAGCTATTGAGGAATATTACACACCAATTCcatcaaaaaagacaaaataaaaacaaaattccaTCAGAATGCAACAATCTTCCTGTAGTGTCTTTACCTTGGGTACCAGGCCTTTCACCAAAACTTCGAAAAATATTCCGAAAAGCAGGATACAGAGCAGTATTTAAATCAAACCCAAATTTAAGATctttattaacatcaaaaaacaaaacaaaactaccaaGTAACAGCCAACCTGGAacgtatataataaaatgcaactGCTCCAAAGTCTACAtaggtgaaacaaaaatgcagGTAAGTACGCGGATGCATCAACATCAGAAGAGCATTAATGAAAACAAGCCTAATCAATCTGCATTAGCATATCATAAAACCTTTtgcaaagaaaatattatttgggAAAAAACAAGAAcgttaaaagtagaaaataaaaagtttgaaagaaaaattagagaGGCGttagaaatacaaaacaacatGTGCTCTGCGCGAAACGGTGGAATTAACCTTGATGAAGGCCAATAtgtaaaaactatgttttggacgccatttttaaaatttaaaaatcataagaagccattcaaccgctga
- the LOC136082910 gene encoding uncharacterized protein LOC136082910, protein MSSFKFLITAKYGAEIYKSTEQLQSLKKSVAKSKNQYIFLQKCEKHKIIPKSLRINSPIKSKRAVGLIFRFRFELLICIKNDSKRRFFNFMNDVKKLQNFLNCKLNEEDYIKLEQITEKSRESMFVKSKERLIKKFHILQSEHANGKDIARKTTKYKKDAVLNLCDTDISISHNDFLNLGPNFVPSLKSIPYMDIITTTESSALKLEYNNKVENAQNLRKNVLRILKTEKKINNNLTKEQRISFREIKNDETIAIYPFGKGTGFVRIEHSKALEKIREQIGPTKIISEDPTASYAAKIRRFLSKLNKKQRFSKEEYEKIYPSDPIPPLMYGVIKAHKPEKSYPMRIIISTIGTPNHGISELN, encoded by the coding sequence ATGTCATCTTTCAAATTTCTAATTACAGCTAAATACGGAGCTGAAATCTACAAAAGCACTGAACAATTACAATcgttaaaaaaatctgttgctAAATCAAAAaaccaatacatttttttacaaaaatgcgaaaaacataaaattattccAAAATCGTTACGAATAAACTCtccaataaaaagtaaaagagcAGTAGGTTTAATTTTTCGTTTTAGATTTGAACTCttaatttgcataaaaaatgattcaaagagacgattctttaattttatgaatgatgttaaaaaacttcaaaactttcTTAATTGTAAACTTAATGAAGAAGACTATATTAAATTAGAACAAATTACTGAAAAATCAAGGGAAAGCATGTTTGTTAAATCAAAAGAAcgattaataaaaaagtttcacatACTTCAAAGTGAACATGCAAATGGAAAAGATATTGCgagaaaaacaacaaaatataaaaaggaCGCAGTTTTAAACCTTTGCGATACCGATATTTCCATAAGTCACAATGATTTTCTAAACCTTGGTCCAAATTTTGTACCATCTTTAAAGTCGATACCATACATGGATATTATAACAACAACAGAGTCTTCTGCGTTAAAATTAGAATACAACAACAAAGTAGAAAACGcacaaaatttaagaaaaaatgttttaagaatacTAAAAAcggagaaaaaaataaataacaatctgACAAAAGAACAGAGGATATCttttagagaaataaaaaacGATGAAACCATTGCTATATACCCGTTTGGCAAAGGAACAGGTTTTGTTAGAATTGAACATTCTAAAGCTTTAGAAAAAATCCGTGAACAAATTGGTCCGACAAAAATTATTAGTGAAGACCCTACTGCCAGTTACGCGgcaaaaattagaagatttctttcaaaactaaataaaaaacagcgTTTTTCTAAAGAGGAATACGAAAAAATATATCCAAGTGATCCTATCCCACCTCTAATGTATGGAGTAATAAAAGCTCATAAACCGGAAAAATCGTACCCTATGAGAATAATTATCTCTACCATTGGCACACCAAACCACGGAATATCagaattgaattaa
- the LOC136082911 gene encoding ATP-dependent DNA helicase PIF6-like: MRVKLSGDLSAGAFSNQLLALGNGEAPVDVQTGLIKFPANFCTLVDSAEELIVKVFPNIQQSFTRHDWICERAILAPKNESVTKINMQIQKMLPGNEKSYNSIDMVMDPSEAVNYQTEFLNSLEPSGCPPHILHLKVGAPIILLRNLDSPKLCNGARLIIKAILSNLIEATLLTGCGKGENVFIPWIPMIPNDLPFSFKRLQFPVRLAFAMTINKAQGQSLKVTGINLEQPCFSHGQLYVACSRVGSPRNLYILTLEEKTKNIVYQKALQ, encoded by the coding sequence ATGAGGGTAAAGTTGTCTGGTGATCTGTCAGCAGGAGCCTTTTCCAATCAGCTCCTTGCCTTGGGCAATGGTGAGGCACCAGTTGATGTGCAGACAGGGCTCATTAAATTCCCTGCCAACTTTTGCACACTGGTGGATTCTGCAGAGGAACTCATTGTCAAGGTGTTTCCCAACATCCAGCAGAGTTTCACCAGACATGACTGGATCTGTGAGAGAGCTATTCTGGCTCCCAAAAATGAGTCTGTCACCAAGATCAATATGCAGATCCAGAAAATGCTCCCAGGCAATGAAAAGTCCTATAACTCCATTGACATGGTTATGGACCCTAGTGAAGCTGTCAACTATCAAACAGAATTTCTGAACTCTTTAGAACCATCTGGATGTCCTCCTCACATTCTTCACCTGAAAGTTGGAGCACCAATCATTCTCCTTCGCAACCTCGACAGTCCCAAGCTCTGCAATGGAGCTCGACTCATCATCAAAGCTATCCTTTCAAACTTGATTGAAGCAACTTTACTGACTGGATGTGGCAAAGGTGAGAATGTCTTCATTCCATGGATTCCAATGATTCCCAATGACCTCCCATTCAGTTTCAAGCGCCTCCAGTTTCCAGTCAGGCTGGCTTTTGCCATGACCATTAACAAAGCGCAGGGACAGTCGCTCAAAGTGACTGGCATTAATTTGGAACAGCCCTGCTTTTCTCACGGCCAGCTCTATGTTGCATGCTCCAGAGTTGGATCTCCACGAAATCTTTACATTTTGACTCTAGAAGAAAAAACCAAGAACATTGTCTATCAGAAGGCTCTTCAGTGA